The following coding sequences are from one Arcobacter nitrofigilis DSM 7299 window:
- a CDS encoding ribonuclease HI translates to MSSLKLFCDGSVNPQSKIGFGAYFIYDENLSTQNIRLKKFENTSSTKLELEVFLWALEDEKTISNDIIVYTDCQNILGLENRREKLEGNFYKSSTGKEIKNKELYKKFFEICDKTHCKFVKVKGHKSSSQKDNIDRLFNLVDKASRKALREFLS, encoded by the coding sequence ATGAGTTCTTTAAAACTATTTTGTGATGGAAGTGTAAATCCCCAATCAAAAATAGGCTTTGGGGCTTATTTTATCTATGATGAGAATTTAAGTACACAAAATATAAGACTCAAAAAGTTTGAAAATACCTCTTCTACAAAGTTAGAATTAGAAGTTTTCCTTTGGGCTTTAGAAGATGAAAAAACCATAAGTAATGATATAATTGTTTATACTGATTGCCAAAATATTTTAGGCTTAGAAAATAGAAGAGAAAAGCTAGAAGGAAACTTTTATAAAAGTAGTACTGGAAAAGAGATAAAAAATAAAGAGCTTTATAAAAAGTTTTTTGAAATATGTGATAAAACACATTGTAAATTTGTAAAAGTAAAAGGTCATAAGAGTTCAAGTCAAAAAGATAACATCGATAGACTTTTTAACTTGGTTGATAAAGCTTCACGAAAAGCTTTGAGAGAGTTTTTATCCTAG
- a CDS encoding response regulator transcription factor, translating to MNILLLEDDFDYRISVKEYLESLDYKVDDFENGEEALNEIYEKTYHLLILDIKVPNLNGYDLVRTLKKDDKNIPVIFITSLTDINNLSMGYELGCNDYIKKPFSLKELKYRVEQVIKSTYFNTNENIIELAENFSYNTNKLELLKNTEIINLTKKEQDVIFSLLRHNGRFVNFDTLREEVWDNKYINEADIRVCIKNIRAKTSKTFIINQRGLGYKIDRD from the coding sequence GTGAATATACTTTTATTGGAAGATGATTTTGATTATAGAATAAGCGTTAAAGAATATCTAGAATCACTTGATTATAAAGTAGATGATTTTGAAAATGGAGAAGAAGCACTAAATGAGATTTATGAAAAAACCTATCACCTTTTGATTTTAGATATTAAGGTTCCTAATTTAAATGGTTATGATTTAGTTAGAACTTTAAAAAAAGATGATAAAAATATTCCAGTTATTTTCATCACTTCATTAACTGACATAAATAATCTAAGTATGGGTTATGAACTTGGTTGTAATGATTATATAAAAAAACCTTTTTCATTAAAAGAGTTAAAATATAGAGTGGAACAAGTAATAAAATCTACTTATTTTAATACAAATGAAAATATTATAGAACTTGCAGAAAACTTTTCTTACAATACCAATAAATTAGAACTTCTAAAAAATACAGAAATTATAAATTTAACAAAAAAAGAGCAAGATGTGATTTTTTCTCTTTTAAGGCATAATGGCAGATTTGTAAATTTTGATACCCTAAGAGAAGAAGTTTGGGACAATAAATATATAAATGAAGCAGATATTCGAGTATGTATAAAAAACATACGAGCAAAAACCTCTAAAACTTTTATTATAAATCAAAGAGGACTAGGATATAAGATTGATAGGGATTAA
- a CDS encoding TlpA family protein disulfide reductase, giving the protein MQFKKIAFLTFFITIFFAACGSDNSKNDKKVQNVEVKDFKLTTTDAQTLNIKKLDDGFAFQEYKGKAVLVNFFATWCLPCKAEIPNLIHLKDKYKNDLEIVSVLMEENKPNNQVKDFVNEYNINYVVTNSRQNATFAEAVGGVKAIPTMFLYDKKGKLIQTYVGIVPEEMIDVDIQKAIK; this is encoded by the coding sequence ATGCAGTTTAAAAAAATAGCATTTTTAACATTTTTTATAACAATATTTTTTGCAGCGTGTGGCTCAGATAATTCAAAAAATGATAAAAAAGTGCAAAACGTAGAAGTAAAAGATTTCAAACTTACTACTACAGATGCTCAAACACTCAATATAAAAAAGCTAGATGATGGCTTTGCTTTCCAAGAATACAAGGGAAAAGCCGTACTTGTGAACTTTTTTGCGACTTGGTGTTTACCTTGTAAAGCTGAAATTCCAAATTTGATTCATCTAAAAGATAAATACAAAAATGACTTAGAAATAGTTTCTGTTTTAATGGAAGAGAATAAACCAAATAACCAAGTAAAAGATTTCGTAAATGAATATAATATTAATTATGTTGTAACAAATTCAAGACAAAATGCAACATTTGCAGAAGCAGTTGGTGGAGTTAAAGCAATTCCGACTATGTTTTTATATGATAAAAAAGGCAAACTTATTCAAACTTATGTGGGAATAGTTCCAGAAGAGATGATAGATGTTGATATCCAAAAGGCAATAAAATAG
- a CDS encoding methyl-accepting chemotaxis protein — MIRSIRGKLLMLVILPVLLIVIITTIVSINLTYDNSEKTIEQFEKSILNEKKELLKNEVLTVYTIIEAIIGNSKTIDEAKRKVISVISQSRYLNGSGYFFAYEKKGDNYIFAFHGSNPKLNGTITDITKPDIKGFQFRKELIDTANDDNKFVEYFYKKPNSDEIVKKLSFSKYVKELNWTIVTGIYVDDIEKNIAKERKRIDNDVNSLIYTLISIIAVLLIVIVFVVSFISKVTLITPLLIFEEGLLSFLSFLNKEKKDVSLIEVTTKDEIGLMTNRINENIIKVKETIEQDEKVIEDVTKVVNDVSSGILTKKVEAKTTNAVINELTEDLNIMIGSLYNTINHTIDVLKSYESRDFTKQTTISCKGELSSLTSGVNKLGQEISMMLRTNLENSEVLDQNANNLTSNMNRLTISANEQAASLEETAAALEEITETMRANSNNINELSSNSVSLRDEVNKGKELSKKTSNSMEQINVNVHAITESIAIIDQIAFQTNILSLNAAVEAATAGEAGKGFAVVAGEVRNLATRSAEAAKEIKALVESATKSSNEGKDIVNIMYEGYEKLNNNIINTTSIVDTVTTNAKEQMIGVEQINSAVGQLDKTTQENAAIASEINEVVKSVHNMADKVVEEVQKSKF, encoded by the coding sequence GTGATTAGAAGCATTAGAGGAAAATTATTAATGTTGGTTATTTTACCAGTATTATTAATAGTAATTATTACAACTATTGTAAGTATAAATTTAACATATGATAATAGTGAAAAAACAATAGAACAATTTGAAAAAAGTATACTCAATGAAAAGAAAGAACTTTTAAAAAACGAAGTTTTAACTGTATATACGATTATTGAAGCCATAATTGGAAATTCAAAAACTATTGATGAGGCAAAAAGAAAAGTTATAAGTGTTATATCTCAATCAAGATATTTAAATGGAAGTGGTTACTTCTTTGCATATGAGAAAAAAGGAGATAATTATATTTTCGCATTTCATGGAAGTAATCCAAAACTAAATGGTACTATAACAGATATTACTAAACCTGATATAAAAGGATTTCAATTTAGAAAAGAGTTAATTGATACTGCAAATGATGATAATAAATTTGTAGAATATTTTTATAAAAAACCAAATAGTGATGAAATTGTAAAAAAACTCTCTTTTTCTAAATATGTTAAAGAGTTAAATTGGACTATTGTAACAGGAATATATGTTGATGATATTGAAAAAAATATTGCAAAAGAGAGAAAAAGAATTGATAATGATGTAAATTCTTTAATTTATACTTTAATATCTATTATTGCTGTATTATTGATTGTTATTGTATTTGTTGTCTCTTTTATCTCTAAAGTAACTTTGATAACTCCCTTACTTATATTTGAAGAGGGATTATTGTCATTTTTATCTTTTTTAAATAAAGAGAAAAAAGATGTAAGTTTGATAGAAGTTACAACTAAAGATGAAATAGGTCTTATGACAAATAGAATCAATGAAAATATCATAAAAGTAAAAGAAACAATAGAACAAGATGAAAAAGTTATTGAAGATGTTACAAAAGTAGTAAATGATGTTAGCTCTGGAATATTGACTAAGAAAGTAGAAGCAAAAACTACAAATGCAGTAATAAATGAATTGACAGAAGATTTAAATATTATGATTGGAAGTCTTTATAATACTATTAACCATACAATTGATGTTCTAAAGTCATATGAGAGTAGAGACTTTACTAAGCAAACAACTATTTCATGTAAGGGTGAACTTTCTTCATTAACAAGTGGAGTGAATAAATTAGGACAAGAGATATCTATGATGTTAAGAACAAATCTTGAGAATTCAGAAGTATTAGATCAAAATGCAAATAATCTTACTTCTAATATGAATAGACTTACTATTAGTGCAAATGAGCAAGCTGCAAGTTTAGAAGAGACAGCAGCAGCACTAGAAGAGATAACGGAGACAATGAGAGCAAATTCAAATAATATAAATGAATTATCTTCTAATTCTGTATCCCTAAGAGATGAAGTAAATAAAGGTAAAGAGTTATCTAAAAAAACAAGTAATTCAATGGAGCAAATAAATGTTAATGTACATGCCATAACTGAATCTATTGCAATAATAGATCAAATAGCATTTCAAACAAATATTCTAAGTCTAAATGCAGCAGTAGAAGCGGCAACTGCTGGAGAAGCAGGAAAAGGGTTTGCTGTAGTTGCAGGAGAAGTACGAAATCTAGCAACAAGAAGTGCAGAAGCAGCAAAAGAGATAAAAGCTTTAGTGGAAAGTGCGACAAAAAGTTCTAATGAAGGTAAAGATATAGTAAATATTATGTATGAGGGTTATGAAAAACTAAATAATAATATAATAAATACCACATCTATTGTTGATACTGTTACAACAAATGCAAAAGAACAGATGATAGGAGTTGAACAAATAAACTCAGCAGTGGGGCAACTAGATAAAACAACACAAGAAAATGCTGCAATTGCTTCTGAGATAAACGAAGTAGTAAAAAGTGTACATAATATGGCTGATAAAGTTGTAGAAGAAGTACAAAAATCTAAATTCTAA
- a CDS encoding PadR family transcriptional regulator translates to MEDDYKKWLTQFRKGYIELCTLMALKTKGSMHGIALIRFFEDMDLQVNEGTLYPLLNRMEQNGWLESTWNMPTTSGHPKREYIISKKGEIILPKLVETYDLHHESIKKIKGIK, encoded by the coding sequence ATGGAAGATGATTATAAAAAGTGGTTAACTCAGTTTAGAAAAGGTTATATAGAACTCTGCACTCTTATGGCTTTAAAAACAAAAGGAAGCATGCATGGAATAGCACTTATTCGTTTTTTTGAAGATATGGATTTACAAGTAAATGAAGGAACACTCTATCCTTTATTAAATAGAATGGAACAAAACGGATGGTTAGAATCCACTTGGAATATGCCAACAACTAGTGGACATCCCAAAAGAGAATACATAATAAGTAAAAAAGGTGAAATAATTCTACCAAAATTAGTAGAGACTTATGATTTACATCATGAAAGCATAAAAAAAATAAAGGGGATAAAATAA
- a CDS encoding sensor histidine kinase — MIGINTKSYIFKLALSYSFLIIILICIPAYFYTQSELESYKFNQNKLLDIHTSSIQRSISDFSDSKSNIFNFPKSFSFDSYLFKNNNQLIYSTTNKSFDINKTQQLIKKVSLSPNRLNADYLVVTKAFDYEEIYIKITLLTLILSIFVFISLFLILKQSITPYKKANDYLDAFFNDAMHELKTPLGVIQLNLEMLQEKQKDSKEISRCLNGLKNLLFIYEDIEYLIKNKRITFTKEDLDLSLFLKQRVELFESLAKSKNIIFDLNIEDDLFLFINRAQIQRVIDNTISNAIKYSKENQKIIIKLKKEEQIILSIQDFGKGIKNTSTIFNRYYREDTVKGGFGIGLNIVKNICQENNIKIKVISKLNKGSSFSYFFQLLIFVLS, encoded by the coding sequence TTGATAGGGATTAATACAAAAAGTTATATTTTTAAATTAGCTCTTAGCTACTCATTTTTAATCATTATTCTTATTTGTATTCCTGCATATTTTTATACTCAAAGTGAACTTGAAAGCTATAAATTTAATCAAAATAAACTTTTAGATATACATACTTCAAGTATCCAAAGAAGTATAAGTGACTTTTCTGATTCTAAAAGCAATATTTTTAACTTCCCAAAGTCTTTTAGTTTTGATAGCTATTTATTTAAAAATAATAATCAACTAATCTACTCTACAACAAATAAATCCTTTGATATAAATAAGACACAGCAACTTATAAAAAAAGTATCCTTGAGTCCAAATAGACTAAATGCAGACTACCTTGTAGTTACAAAAGCATTTGATTATGAAGAAATATATATAAAAATAACACTTTTAACTCTTATTCTTAGTATATTTGTTTTTATCTCTTTATTTCTCATTTTAAAACAAAGTATTACTCCATACAAAAAAGCAAATGACTACCTTGATGCTTTTTTTAATGATGCAATGCATGAATTAAAAACACCCCTTGGAGTAATACAATTAAATCTTGAAATGCTTCAAGAAAAACAAAAAGATTCCAAAGAGATATCTCGTTGTTTAAATGGACTAAAAAATCTACTTTTTATATACGAAGATATAGAATATCTAATAAAAAATAAAAGAATTACCTTTACAAAAGAAGATTTGGATTTATCTTTATTTTTAAAACAAAGGGTTGAATTATTTGAAAGTTTAGCAAAATCAAAAAATATCATTTTTGATTTAAATATAGAAGATGATTTATTTCTCTTTATAAACCGTGCTCAAATACAAAGAGTAATAGATAATACAATTTCAAATGCAATCAAATACTCAAAAGAAAATCAAAAAATCATTATAAAACTAAAAAAAGAAGAACAAATAATACTATCTATCCAAGACTTTGGTAAAGGGATAAAAAATACTTCAACAATATTTAATAGATACTATAGAGAAGACACTGTAAAAGGTGGTTTTGGCATTGGATTAAATATTGTTAAAAATATTTGTCAAGAAAATAATATAAAAATAAAAGTCATATCAAAACTTAATAAAGGTAGTAGCTTTAGCTATTTTTTTCAATTATTAATCTTTGTTTTATCTTAA
- the ftsY gene encoding signal recognition particle-docking protein FtsY, with amino-acid sequence MFSFLKKNKKEETIEEKEENKSFFSSALSKTFDNIKSVVPQKKEKISFEDIEELLIEADMDYSIIEKAMDGLPEMINRKQLRHRLVMLFEHAPDVNMENLPSPFVQLIIGVNGAGKTTTIAKLANLYKKDNKSVILGAGDTFRAAAIEQLSIWADKLEVPIIKTKQGHDPSAVAYDTISSAVARNIDNVIIDTAGRLQTQTNLSNELKKIVKVCSKAKEGAPHQKLMILDGTQGNTAIEQAKAFNEMVGVDGIIVTKLDGTAKGGALFSISNRLELPIFYIGVGETMNDLVEFSPDNFVDSLLDEIYISE; translated from the coding sequence ATGTTTAGTTTTTTAAAAAAGAATAAAAAAGAAGAAACAATTGAAGAAAAAGAAGAGAATAAAAGTTTCTTTTCTTCTGCCTTATCAAAAACATTTGATAATATAAAATCAGTAGTTCCTCAAAAAAAAGAGAAAATCTCTTTTGAAGATATAGAAGAACTGCTTATTGAAGCTGATATGGATTATTCTATTATAGAAAAAGCTATGGATGGGCTTCCTGAGATGATAAACAGAAAGCAATTAAGACATAGACTTGTTATGCTTTTTGAACATGCACCTGATGTTAATATGGAAAATTTACCCTCTCCTTTTGTTCAACTTATCATTGGAGTTAATGGGGCTGGTAAAACTACTACTATTGCAAAACTTGCAAATCTATATAAAAAAGATAATAAATCGGTTATTTTAGGAGCTGGAGATACTTTTAGAGCAGCTGCTATTGAACAACTTTCTATTTGGGCTGATAAGTTAGAAGTTCCAATTATAAAAACAAAACAAGGACATGATCCAAGTGCCGTTGCATATGATACTATCTCTTCTGCAGTTGCTAGAAATATCGATAATGTTATAATTGATACAGCAGGAAGATTACAAACTCAAACAAATCTATCAAATGAATTGAAAAAGATAGTAAAAGTTTGTAGTAAAGCAAAAGAAGGAGCTCCTCACCAAAAGCTTATGATTCTTGATGGAACGCAAGGAAATACTGCAATTGAGCAAGCAAAAGCTTTCAATGAAATGGTGGGAGTTGATGGTATTATTGTAACAAAGCTTGATGGAACAGCAAAAGGTGGAGCACTATTTTCTATCTCAAATAGATTAGAACTTCCAATTTTTTATATTGGGGTAGGAGAAACAATGAACGACCTAGTAGAATTCTCACCTGATAATTTTGTAGATTCCTTATTGGATGAAATATATATTTCAGAATAA
- a CDS encoding cache domain-containing protein, which translates to MDILKPKSNKYFFFVSLLALVLIAFTFYILLDINNQKKLISKLENSLVITKNLLEEEKRYALSLSILLSQDKELINAYKNNNREKAFYIVNKKISGLKKLQNSLFEVQIHTKDLTTYLRSWDFSKKNIPLSYFREGLVKVKKVKKPLVSIELGKRVNIKAISPILKNGEFIGSIEVIIGFNHLEKELKDKGYNLDILLNKEYLNIATTLKNNPIIGNFVLVNKKSFDTSFDLTKLKDYGYFTNTTNAFSYFSYYSFSRKKLGYFIISLKNSSKLQLNSNYKNKYIKTNSKVIIQ; encoded by the coding sequence TTGGATATTTTAAAACCAAAGTCAAACAAGTATTTCTTTTTTGTATCCTTGCTCGCTTTAGTTTTAATAGCTTTCACCTTTTATATTCTTCTAGATATCAATAATCAAAAAAAACTAATCTCAAAGCTTGAAAACTCATTAGTAATAACAAAAAATCTACTAGAAGAAGAGAAAAGATATGCTCTTTCTTTATCCATATTACTCTCACAAGATAAAGAGCTTATAAATGCATATAAAAACAATAATAGAGAAAAAGCTTTTTATATAGTAAATAAAAAAATAAGTGGACTTAAGAAACTTCAAAATAGTCTTTTTGAAGTACAAATTCACACAAAAGATTTAACTACCTATCTTAGAAGTTGGGATTTTTCTAAAAAAAATATTCCTTTATCATATTTTAGAGAAGGATTAGTAAAAGTAAAAAAAGTAAAAAAACCTTTAGTTTCTATAGAATTAGGTAAAAGAGTAAATATCAAAGCCATTTCTCCTATACTTAAAAATGGTGAATTTATAGGTTCTATTGAAGTTATTATTGGTTTTAATCATTTGGAAAAAGAGTTAAAAGACAAAGGTTATAACCTAGACATATTACTCAATAAAGAATATCTAAATATAGCTACAACACTAAAAAATAACCCGATAATTGGTAACTTTGTCTTAGTAAATAAAAAATCATTTGATACAAGTTTTGATTTAACTAAGCTTAAAGATTATGGATACTTTACAAACACTACTAATGCTTTTAGTTATTTTTCCTATTATTCTTTTAGTAGAAAAAAACTTGGATATTTTATTATTTCATTAAAAAATAGTTCAAAACTTCAATTAAATAGTAATTATAAAAACAAGTATATAAAGACAAATAGTAAGGTAATAATTCAGTGA
- a CDS encoding DUF1700 domain-containing protein, with protein MNTQDYIKELRKQLSGLDNDKTKNIIKEIESYIEESNATYEIIVERFGTPALLAEGYLEDMPTTNKRDKNRSIIKRTLLIMLGFFLLAIAIILFVFYKMTQDPFDYSKYTATTVEQKLKSPWVTIDNNINKININQSQSVIYWSNDNKLQISCKRDKYKQEENTLFIKQSRCIIKVPKQNLDLKILQAKVVLVTPTKELNINAEQSHISIVEKNNQYNYSIIKKQSDINNLKSKENGILIKGTLSQSDFDLYKY; from the coding sequence ATGAATACTCAAGATTACATAAAAGAATTAAGAAAACAACTATCAGGACTTGATAATGACAAAACAAAAAATATAATAAAAGAGATTGAAAGTTATATTGAAGAAAGCAATGCAACATATGAAATTATAGTTGAACGATTTGGTACTCCAGCACTCTTAGCAGAAGGTTATTTAGAAGATATGCCAACAACAAATAAAAGAGATAAAAATCGAAGCATAATAAAAAGAACTCTTCTAATTATGTTGGGCTTCTTTTTACTAGCCATAGCAATCATACTATTTGTATTTTATAAAATGACTCAAGATCCTTTTGATTATAGTAAATACACAGCAACAACTGTTGAACAAAAACTAAAATCCCCATGGGTAACTATTGATAATAATATTAATAAAATCAATATAAATCAATCACAGTCAGTAATTTATTGGAGCAATGATAATAAACTACAAATAAGTTGTAAAAGAGATAAATATAAACAAGAAGAAAATACTCTGTTTATAAAACAATCAAGATGTATCATAAAAGTGCCAAAACAAAATCTTGATTTGAAAATATTACAAGCAAAAGTAGTATTAGTTACTCCTACAAAAGAACTTAATATTAATGCAGAACAATCACATATTTCAATTGTAGAAAAAAACAATCAATACAATTATTCTATTATAAAAAAACAAAGTGATATAAATAATCTTAAATCAAAAGAAAATGGAATATTGATAAAAGGAACTCTTTCTCAAAGTGACTTTGATTTATATAAATATTAA
- a CDS encoding YqiA/YcfP family alpha/beta fold hydrolase has product MIIYIHGFASSGLGDKAALFKEYFDEELISPSLSYVPSLAINTLEQLIESYLSLEQEVYLVGSSLGGYYAIYLANKYNLKAVLINPAVHAYETLDKIGTATNYYDYSSFEVIKEHLTYLKSIEVKEINEQSNFMVLLQEDDEVLDFNDAVEKLPDSELIIEQGGSHSFDEVERYFRKITLFFR; this is encoded by the coding sequence ATGATTATATATATACACGGTTTTGCCTCATCTGGACTTGGTGATAAGGCAGCACTTTTTAAAGAATATTTTGATGAAGAGTTAATCTCTCCATCACTTTCATATGTTCCTTCACTTGCTATTAATACTTTAGAACAACTTATTGAATCTTATCTAAGTTTAGAACAAGAGGTTTATTTAGTAGGTTCTTCTTTAGGTGGATATTATGCTATTTATTTAGCTAATAAATATAATTTAAAAGCAGTTTTAATTAATCCTGCAGTTCACGCCTATGAGACTTTAGATAAAATTGGAACAGCTACAAATTATTATGATTATTCAAGTTTTGAAGTGATAAAAGAACATTTGACATACTTAAAATCAATCGAAGTAAAGGAAATAAACGAACAATCTAATTTTATGGTATTACTTCAAGAAGATGATGAGGTTCTAGATTTCAATGATGCAGTTGAAAAGTTACCAGATTCAGAGCTTATAATTGAGCAAGGTGGAAGTCATAGTTTTGATGAGGTTGAAAGATATTTTAGAAAAATAACTCTTTTTTTTAGATGA
- a CDS encoding LysE family translocator, protein MEIFSNIIIALFIYILGIASPGPSNLAIAQTSIYAGRKAGVYFALGVTIGSFFWGICAASGLQPLLNKYSDVLYILKILGGLYFLYLAYNSFKMLIKKEYKKVEIKESKNSHKKYFFSGIMMHLLNPKAIAVWIAIIAIALPSEQNTMSIYLPVILCLPFGIVVFVGYAFMFSNEKVVNKYFNFKKYIDTFVGVTFSLVGFKLLFDANK, encoded by the coding sequence ATGGAAATTTTTTCTAATATTATAATTGCACTGTTTATTTATATTTTGGGTATTGCAAGTCCTGGACCTAGCAATCTTGCTATTGCTCAAACTTCAATATATGCAGGAAGAAAAGCAGGGGTTTATTTTGCTCTTGGAGTAACTATTGGTTCTTTTTTTTGGGGAATTTGTGCAGCTTCTGGCTTACAACCACTTCTCAATAAGTATTCTGATGTTTTGTATATTTTGAAAATTTTAGGTGGCTTATATTTTCTTTATTTGGCATATAACTCTTTTAAAATGCTTATAAAAAAAGAGTATAAAAAAGTTGAAATAAAAGAGTCTAAGAATTCTCACAAAAAATATTTTTTTTCAGGCATAATGATGCATTTACTAAATCCAAAAGCAATTGCAGTGTGGATTGCTATAATTGCAATAGCCCTGCCAAGTGAACAAAATACCATGTCAATATATCTTCCTGTAATACTTTGTTTACCTTTTGGGATAGTTGTATTTGTTGGTTATGCTTTTATGTTTTCCAATGAAAAAGTTGTTAATAAGTATTTTAACTTTAAAAAATATATTGATACTTTTGTAGGAGTTACTTTTTCACTAGTGGGATTTAAACTTCTTTTTGATGCCAATAAGTAA
- a CDS encoding c-type cytochrome, with amino-acid sequence MKKLLLLIAFSLIAFAQTPEVPKEYPKGELGRMVKLGEAIMNETNTHPLTKDLVGNSLQCKSCHLPGNDGKPGTITTVGTFRGTAASFPAFSKREKTVQTLQDRINNCYMRSMDGKRPIIDTEASVAMAAYITWLSTGFPIQMEEHRPCSVLTSKRWAANQKKFGAIQKKATHKNYVAGKKIFEAKCASCHGMNGKGTGNFPPLWGQDKNGKWLSYNTGAGMSKLNKAPAWIQENMPFGQGGTLSDQEAADVALYVDAQPRASFSLKDHLLPKEEMGHYNSKVHEEKHSVESNFKDFGLDLAKIKGE; translated from the coding sequence ATGAAAAAATTACTTTTATTAATTGCATTTAGCTTAATAGCTTTTGCACAAACACCAGAGGTACCAAAGGAATATCCAAAAGGAGAACTAGGTAGAATGGTAAAATTAGGGGAAGCTATTATGAATGAAACTAATACTCACCCACTAACAAAAGACTTAGTAGGAAACAGTCTACAATGTAAAAGCTGTCACCTTCCAGGAAATGATGGAAAACCTGGAACTATAACAACTGTTGGTACATTTAGAGGAACAGCTGCTTCTTTTCCTGCATTTTCAAAAAGAGAAAAAACAGTGCAAACTTTACAAGACAGAATCAATAACTGTTATATGAGAAGTATGGATGGTAAAAGACCAATTATTGATACAGAAGCATCTGTTGCAATGGCTGCTTATATCACATGGCTTTCTACTGGATTTCCAATACAAATGGAAGAGCATAGACCATGTAGTGTGCTTACAAGTAAAAGATGGGCAGCAAATCAAAAAAAATTTGGAGCTATTCAAAAAAAAGCTACTCATAAAAATTATGTAGCTGGTAAAAAAATATTTGAAGCAAAATGTGCTTCATGTCATGGTATGAATGGAAAAGGTACTGGAAATTTCCCTCCATTATGGGGACAAGATAAAAATGGGAAATGGTTATCTTATAATACAGGTGCTGGTATGAGTAAACTTAACAAAGCTCCAGCTTGGATTCAAGAAAATATGCCATTTGGTCAAGGTGGAACATTAAGTGATCAAGAAGCTGCAGATGTAGCACTTTATGTTGACGCACAACCAAGAGCTAGTTTTAGTTTAAAAGACCATTTACTTCCAAAAGAAGAAATGGGACATTATAATTCAAAAGTACATGAAGAGAAACACTCAGTTGAATCAAATTTCAAAGACTTTGGACTTGATTTAGCAAAAATCAAAGGAGAATAA